Proteins from a single region of Hermetia illucens chromosome 3, iHerIll2.2.curated.20191125, whole genome shotgun sequence:
- the LOC119651291 gene encoding putative defense protein 2, which yields MYFHICIVVLSVLASPVWSFSEGASNDEQTCKTLLPNHFAPEQTSSTPYKITLSSTEIKPKETIDVVLKGQTEDILFKGFMIQARLDEIPVGQFNIEPTSEYAQLRTCLNEGDTASHRKIKGQGINEVSFKWTAPDNVKGKVTFVGTLVRNRITFWAADNYATVTIA from the exons aTGTATTTCCACATCTGCATCGTCGTCCTATCGGTTCTAGCATCACCCGTTTGGTCATTTAGTGAAGGAGCTTCAAATGATGAACAAACATGCAAAACCTTGCTGCCCAACCACTTTGCACCCGAACAGACCTCATCGACTCCTTATAAAATAACCTTATCAAGTACGGAAATAAAGCCCAAGGAGACTATCGACGTTGTATTAAAAGGTCAAACCGAGGACATCCTATTCAAAGGTTTCATGATTCAAGCGCGACTAGATGAAATCCCTGTTGGACAATTTAACATAGAGCCCACATCAGAATATGCTCAATTGAGGACATGCTTGAATGAGGGG GATACCGCAAGTCATAGAAAGATTAAGGGACAAGGAATCAATGAAGTCAGCTTCAAATGGACAGCTCCAGACAATGTAAAGGGGAAAGTTACCTTTGTCGGAACACTCGTGAGGAACCGAATTACATTCTGGGCTGCTGATAACTACGCGACTGTGACGATTGCATGA